The following proteins are co-located in the Tripterygium wilfordii isolate XIE 37 chromosome 2, ASM1340144v1, whole genome shotgun sequence genome:
- the LOC120008978 gene encoding cyclin-dependent kinase inhibitor 7-like isoform X1 has product MGDSVRNCKRIAETAESTTTYVTKKPKICFDFEELQVPLSNFELRKDGAVVDSSERPSNSCGAVDGDPCSSSSSCFSQTSRCSSSKIVEECSRFVDRETKSFETEDSTCITSRLSREATPSSDFFDSPVAEKSQHEKPVGTEMPSQGEIEAFFGISEKLEQKRFFEKYNFDVVNGVPLEGRFQWVPLK; this is encoded by the exons ATGGGGGATAGTGTGAGAAATTGTAAGCGAATTGCAGAGACGGCAGAGTCTACGACCACATACGTCACGAAGAAACCGAAGATTTGTTTCGATTTTGAAGAATTGCAAGTTCCGTTGTCGAATTTTGAACTGCGAAAAGACGGCGCGGTTGTGGATTCCTCGGAGAGACCGTCGAATTCTTGCGGAGCTGTGGATGGTGATCCTTGCTCCAGCTCCAGCTCTTGCTTCTCTCAGACGTCTCGCTGCTCCAGCAGTAAAATCGTGGAGGAATGCTCGAGATTCGTAGATCGAGAG ACTAAAAGTTTCGAAACCGAAGACTCAACGTGCATCACCAGCAGATTAAG TAGAGAGGCGACTCCATCTAGCGACTTCTTTGACTCACCAGTGGCGGAGAAGAGTCAGCATGAGAAGCCTGTGGGGACCGAAATGCCGTCGCAGGGAGAGATCGAGGCGTTCTTCGGAATATCCGAGAAGTTGGAGCAGAAACGATTCTTTGAGAA GTACAACTTTGACGTCGTGAACGGCGTGCCACTGGAGGGTCGGTTCCAGTGGGTTCCTCTGAAAtga
- the LOC120008978 gene encoding cyclin-dependent kinase inhibitor 7-like isoform X2, protein MGDSVRNCKRIAETAESTTTYVTKKPKICFDFEELQVPLSNFELRKDGAVVDSSERPSNSCGAVDGDPCSSSSSCFSQTSRCSSSKIVEECSRFVDRETKSFETEDSTCITSRLREATPSSDFFDSPVAEKSQHEKPVGTEMPSQGEIEAFFGISEKLEQKRFFEKYNFDVVNGVPLEGRFQWVPLK, encoded by the exons ATGGGGGATAGTGTGAGAAATTGTAAGCGAATTGCAGAGACGGCAGAGTCTACGACCACATACGTCACGAAGAAACCGAAGATTTGTTTCGATTTTGAAGAATTGCAAGTTCCGTTGTCGAATTTTGAACTGCGAAAAGACGGCGCGGTTGTGGATTCCTCGGAGAGACCGTCGAATTCTTGCGGAGCTGTGGATGGTGATCCTTGCTCCAGCTCCAGCTCTTGCTTCTCTCAGACGTCTCGCTGCTCCAGCAGTAAAATCGTGGAGGAATGCTCGAGATTCGTAGATCGAGAG ACTAAAAGTTTCGAAACCGAAGACTCAACGTGCATCACCAGCAGATTAAG AGAGGCGACTCCATCTAGCGACTTCTTTGACTCACCAGTGGCGGAGAAGAGTCAGCATGAGAAGCCTGTGGGGACCGAAATGCCGTCGCAGGGAGAGATCGAGGCGTTCTTCGGAATATCCGAGAAGTTGGAGCAGAAACGATTCTTTGAGAA GTACAACTTTGACGTCGTGAACGGCGTGCCACTGGAGGGTCGGTTCCAGTGGGTTCCTCTGAAAtga
- the LOC120005688 gene encoding probable carboxylesterase 12 — translation MESTQESEIAQDFSPFLRIYKDGRVDRIIGAEIVPPSLDPKTNVQSKDVVYSPEINQSVRIYIPKQQNPEKLPLLVYFHGGGFVVETAFSPAYHNYLNLLVGKANVVAVSVDYRRAPEHPVPIPFDDSWTALKWVASHANGNGPEEWLNDFADFGKVFFAGDSAGATLAHQMGIRHGGEKLDGVNVNGIVLIHPYFGGIDPIGSEAENLQGKAMADGVWHFASPKTSGCDDPLFNPVLDPKFASLGCTRVLVCVAEKDYLVDRGRYYYEKLKESGWRGEVEFVETKGEEHVFHLQKPDCEGAVSMLSSIVSFINQDVVVS, via the coding sequence ATGGAATCAACCCAAGAATCTGAAATTGCCCAAGATTTCTCTCCATTTCTTCGCATATACAAAGATGGTCGTGTTGACAGAATTATAGGTGCAGAAATTGTTCCACCATCGCTAGATCCCAAAACCAATGTCCAATCCAAAGATGTCGTTTACTCCCCAGAAATCAACCAATCTGTTAGAATCTACATACCCAAacaacaaaacccagaaaaactCCCTCTCTTGGTCTACTTTCATGGCGGAGGCTTCGTTGTCGAAACAGCATTCTCTCCCGCATACCACAATTACCTCAACTTGTTAGTTGGAAAAGCCAATGTCGTCGCTGTCTCCGTCGATTACAGGAGAGCCCCAGAGCATCCTGTGCCGATTCCGTTCGACGATTCTTGGACTGCGCTCAAATGGGTTGCGTCGCACGCCAATGGAAACGGACCGGAAGAGTGGTTGAATGATTTTGCTGATTTTGGTAAAGTTTTCTTTGCAGGTGATAGTGCTGGTGCTACTTTAGCACATCAGATGGGCATAAGGCATGGTGGAGAGAAACTAGATGGTGTTAATGTTAATGGGATTGTCTTAATTCATCCATATTTTGGGGGAATAGACCCAATTGGCTCTGAGGCTGAGAATTTGCAGGGGAAGGCCATGGCAGATGGGGTTTGGCATTTTGCGAGTCCTAAGACAAGTGGGTGTGATGACCCTTTGTTTAATCCTGTGCTTGATCCGAAATTTGCGAGCCTGGGCTGCACCAGGGTCTTGGTTTGTGTTGCTGAGAAGGACTATTTGGTTGACAGGGGAAGGTACTACTATGAGAAGTTGAAGGAGAGTGGGTGGAGAGGAGAGGTTGAGTTTGTTGAGACTAAAGGGGAAGAACATGTTTTCCATCTGCAGAAACCTGATTGTGAGGGTGCTGTGAGTATGCTTAGTAGCATTGTTTCTTTCATCAATCAAGATGTTGTGGTCTCTTGA